The Pseudarthrobacter defluvii DNA window GGCGAGTCCGTCGGTGGCCAGGTCCTTGACGTGGTTGGCCATGACGGCGCCCAGGACGGACACGCCGATGGCACCGCCTACGGAGCGGAAGAAGGCAACGGAGGCGCTGGCGGAGCCGATGTCCTTGGCCTGGACGGTGTTCTGGACGGCGAGGACCAGGTTCTGCATGAGCATGCCCAGGCCGATGCCGAAGATGCCGGTGTAGAGGCCGGTCTGCCACAGTTCGGTGGTGTGGTCCATGGTTCCGGCGAGCGCCAGGCCGCCGATCAGCAGGATGGTACCGCCGACCAGGAAGCGCTTCCACTTGCCGTAGCGGCTGATCAGTTGGCCCGAGACGACCGAACCGATGAGGTTGCCGGCGATCATGGGGAGGGTCAGCAGGCCGGCCTCGGTGGGCGTTGCGCCGCGGGCCACCTGGTAGTACTGGCCCAGGAAGGTGGAGGAACCGAACATGGCGATGCCGACAGCCACGGACGCCACGATGGCCAGTGCGGTGGTGCGCTCGGAGATGATCTTCAGCGGGATGATCGGTGCGGACACCTTGGACTCAACCAGCACCAGCAAAGCAAGCAGCAGGACGCCGCCGCCCACCATGACGGCGGACTGCCAGGACCACCAGTCGTAGTAGTCGGCCTTGCCGGCGAAGGAAACCCAGATCAGGAGCAGGCTGACGCCGGAGGTCAGCAGGATGGCACCGAGCCAGTCGATCTTGGCAGGACGCTTGACGTGCGGGATCTTCAGCGTGATCTGGAGCAGGATCAGGGCGACGACGGCCAGCGGCACGCAGACGAAGAAGGTCCAGCGCCAGCCGAGGGAGCTGTCCACGATGAAGCCGCCCAGCAGCGGGCCGCCGGCAGTACCGACAGCCATCACGGCGCCCATGTAGCCGGAGTACTTGCCGCGTTCACGGGGCGGAATGATGGAGCCGATGATCGCCTGCGCCAGCGCGGTGAGGCCGCCCATGGCAATGCCCTGGATCACGCGGGCCGTGAGGAGGAACGGGATGCTTTCGGAGAAGCCGGCCATGACCGAGCCGGCAACGAAGATCACGATGCTCAGCTGGACCAGGATCTTCTTGTCGAAGAGGTCAGCGAGCTTGCCCCAGATGGGGGTGGTGGCCGCGTTGGCCAGCAGCGCGGCCGTGATGACCCACGCGAAATCCGTCTGCGTGCCCTTGAGTTCGGACATGATGGTGGGCAGCGCGTTGGCAACGATGGTGCTGCTCAGGATCGCGGTGAAGAACGCAGCGAGCAGGCCGGTCAGGGCCTCCATGATTTGCCGGTGGTTCATGGGTGCGCCGGGCTCGTGGCGCTTGGATTGCCGCGACTCCTGTTTAACGGAGCGCTGGCGCTGGCGCTCCTGCTCCTGGTCCGCGGCGGCGGTGACGT harbors:
- a CDS encoding MDR family MFS transporter, with amino-acid sequence MNHRQIMEALTGLLAAFFTAILSSTIVANALPTIMSELKGTQTDFAWVITAALLANAATTPIWGKLADLFDKKILVQLSIVIFVAGSVMAGFSESIPFLLTARVIQGIAMGGLTALAQAIIGSIIPPRERGKYSGYMGAVMAVGTAGGPLLGGFIVDSSLGWRWTFFVCVPLAVVALILLQITLKIPHVKRPAKIDWLGAILLTSGVSLLLIWVSFAGKADYYDWWSWQSAVMVGGGVLLLALLVLVESKVSAPIIPLKIISERTTALAIVASVAVGIAMFGSSTFLGQYYQVARGATPTEAGLLTLPMIAGNLIGSVVSGQLISRYGKWKRFLVGGTILLIGGLALAGTMDHTTELWQTGLYTGIFGIGLGMLMQNLVLAVQNTVQAKDIGSASASVAFFRSVGGAIGVSVLGAVMANHVKDLATDGLAKLGIQPGGNSGATLDLKDLPAPIADIMRAAYGDATAGIFMISAVVSVVALIAVIFINEVPLRKTVDITPKATLQANAAGEAGMTAMTGQLPMVSGSAADGDIPSGAGVAARSAARAAAPDAPAKRYDGGASAAAAASGRVATEDFEDVFARSFRSEELDLRSADNVDKAADAIASAAATLQKLQDTQHLLARQQAALGNMLLDIQEQHRSQQDVASKQAATAAELSRLQRKLLKERKIQAAAALYLAGHGRHSAAAPATAASSAASEADREQEQGQGQ